A single Carnobacterium inhibens subsp. inhibens DSM 13024 DNA region contains:
- a CDS encoding WecB/TagA/CpsF family glycosyltransferase: MEHKKVSVLGVTFDNKTKEAFLKELMARIDHKKKSFVVTANPEIVMYAKKDPNYMSLIKEADYVIADGIGIIKGSKMLGTPIVERVAGYDLMLALLDEANQQGSRVYLLGAKEDVLQSTVAKVKKLYPSINLVGSRNGYFDFSDSAVIEAVQATQPDIVFVAIGYPKQEQWIHQYMRTASTGLLMGVGGSFDVLSGKSKRAPKIFIKLNIEWLYRLIKQPFRIKRMMALPRFLREVKNEKKQVSKH, translated from the coding sequence ATGGAGCATAAAAAAGTATCTGTCTTAGGTGTAACTTTTGACAATAAAACAAAAGAAGCCTTTCTCAAAGAATTAATGGCGCGTATCGACCACAAAAAAAAATCTTTTGTGGTTACTGCCAACCCTGAAATTGTCATGTACGCAAAAAAAGATCCCAATTATATGTCGCTTATAAAAGAAGCGGATTACGTCATTGCGGATGGAATCGGTATTATCAAAGGATCAAAAATGTTAGGTACTCCAATTGTTGAACGAGTAGCTGGGTACGATTTAATGTTGGCTTTGTTGGATGAAGCGAATCAACAAGGCAGTCGTGTTTACCTATTAGGTGCAAAAGAAGATGTCTTGCAAAGCACAGTTGCTAAAGTTAAGAAGCTTTACCCTTCTATCAATCTAGTTGGGTCACGAAATGGTTATTTTGATTTTTCTGATTCTGCGGTCATTGAAGCGGTTCAAGCAACTCAACCAGATATAGTGTTCGTTGCTATAGGCTATCCAAAGCAAGAACAATGGATCCACCAGTATATGAGGACTGCTTCAACAGGTTTGTTAATGGGTGTTGGCGGTAGTTTTGACGTTCTTTCTGGAAAATCAAAACGTGCACCAAAAATCTTTATCAAGTTAAACATTGAATGGTTGTATCGTTTGATTAAACAACCCTTTAGAATAAAGCGTATGATGGCTTTGCCTCGCTTCTTACGTGAAGTAAAAAATGAAAAAAAACAAGTATCTAAACATTAG
- a CDS encoding glycosyltransferase, translating into MKVLHINAGLEDGGGKNHILSLLSQFDPSVAELLVLEEGIIAEEAKKLGITVHTLKQQSRYDLSILKRLAQFINDHSFDIVHTHGARANLIFSLIHKKVPALWLTTVHSDPTLDFMNRGVKGYVFTQLNLASLKKADHLIVVTDSLIKPLCDLGINKEKITVIYNGLQFGSPLVKATKTNKQFTLTCVARLHPIKGHELLLESLDAAKFSDFTLNLVGDGELRSALEKKVQQLNMQDRVHFLGFLNKPLVDETIKNSDLTLLASYNEGFPMVLLESANQKVPFIATNVGDISLLVPDKQYGWCVPAGSIESLTETLNEAYDEWENGTLETKGELVYQLASTQFSLKKFYDATLALYETFIHA; encoded by the coding sequence ATGAAAGTCTTACACATCAATGCTGGGTTAGAAGATGGTGGTGGAAAAAATCATATCTTATCCCTGCTTTCTCAATTTGATCCATCTGTTGCGGAACTGCTTGTTTTGGAAGAAGGAATTATTGCTGAGGAAGCTAAAAAACTAGGAATAACTGTACACACGCTCAAACAACAGTCCCGTTATGATTTATCTATTTTGAAACGGTTGGCTCAATTTATTAATGACCATTCTTTTGATATTGTACATACACATGGTGCACGTGCAAATCTTATCTTTTCTCTTATTCATAAAAAAGTACCAGCTCTATGGCTTACTACAGTTCACAGTGACCCTACGCTTGATTTTATGAATAGAGGGGTAAAAGGATACGTATTCACTCAACTTAATTTAGCCAGCTTAAAAAAAGCAGATCATTTAATCGTTGTGACTGACAGCTTGATAAAACCTTTATGCGATTTAGGCATCAATAAAGAAAAGATAACGGTGATTTATAACGGTCTCCAATTTGGCTCTCCTCTGGTTAAAGCAACAAAAACAAATAAGCAATTTACTTTAACATGTGTTGCTCGTCTGCACCCTATTAAAGGGCATGAGCTTTTACTCGAAAGCTTAGATGCGGCCAAATTTTCAGACTTTACACTAAACTTAGTAGGAGATGGAGAATTAAGATCTGCTCTTGAAAAAAAAGTTCAGCAACTTAATATGCAAGACCGTGTTCATTTTTTAGGTTTTTTAAATAAACCTCTAGTAGACGAAACGATTAAAAACTCAGATTTGACACTATTAGCCTCCTATAACGAAGGTTTCCCGATGGTGTTGTTGGAATCTGCCAATCAAAAAGTTCCTTTTATCGCTACAAATGTTGGGGATATTTCCCTTTTAGTTCCAGATAAACAATATGGTTGGTGTGTCCCCGCTGGATCTATTGAATCTTTAACAGAAACTCTCAATGAAGCTTATGATGAATGGGAAAATGGAACGCTAGAGACTAAAGGTGAGTTAGTTTACCAATTAGCTTCTACTCAATTTTCTCTCAAAAAATTCTATGATGCTACTTTAGCACTTTATGAAACATTCATTCATGCATAA
- a CDS encoding flavodoxin: protein MTKALIVFASLTGNTEECADIVEKALVDLDVDVETVECMQAEPEDFLDVDICIIGTYTYGNDANLPDEFVDFYEELSEIDLTGKVFGTFGSGDHFYDKFCQSVDDFSDKLASIGAIEGTESVKVDLDANDEDIENFKAFAKALVEKVESLA from the coding sequence ATGACAAAAGCCTTAATTGTCTTTGCAAGTTTAACCGGCAACACAGAAGAATGTGCAGATATTGTAGAAAAAGCTTTGGTAGATTTAGATGTGGACGTTGAAACAGTTGAGTGTATGCAAGCTGAACCAGAGGATTTTCTTGATGTAGATATCTGTATTATAGGTACTTACACTTATGGAAATGATGCAAATTTACCGGATGAATTCGTTGATTTTTATGAAGAACTCAGTGAAATTGATTTAACTGGAAAAGTTTTTGGAACATTCGGTTCAGGAGACCATTTTTACGATAAGTTCTGCCAATCCGTAGATGATTTTTCTGATAAATTGGCTTCAATCGGTGCTATAGAAGGTACTGAAAGCGTAAAAGTCGATTTAGATGCTAATGATGAAGACATAGAAAACTTTAAAGCTTTTGCAAAAGCATTAGTTGAAAAAGTTGAATCTCTAGCTTAG
- a CDS encoding TetR/AcrR family transcriptional regulator, which translates to MARKKTILKSQILETAYQVVKTEGFEGFTARNIAKKMDCSTQPIYLEFKNMDDLKQELVEKIKTYIDETIYKNERTEDPLLNMCLNYVYFAKNEPIFFKALFFESQLDPDQMHKISLDMMMGIFKELEGTKELSKAEKTKLFKNIWITVHGTAVLIAQGFLKFHEKDVMDYIEQTLKQHMPNYKA; encoded by the coding sequence ATGGCCAGAAAAAAGACAATTTTAAAATCACAAATTCTTGAAACAGCTTATCAAGTTGTGAAAACAGAAGGATTTGAAGGTTTTACAGCGCGGAATATTGCTAAAAAGATGGATTGCTCAACACAACCCATTTATTTAGAATTTAAAAATATGGATGACTTAAAACAAGAACTTGTTGAAAAGATAAAAACGTATATAGATGAAACAATCTATAAAAATGAACGAACAGAAGACCCTTTACTCAATATGTGTTTAAATTATGTTTATTTTGCAAAAAATGAACCCATCTTTTTTAAAGCACTTTTCTTTGAGTCTCAACTAGACCCTGATCAAATGCATAAGATTTCATTAGACATGATGATGGGAATTTTTAAGGAACTTGAAGGAACGAAAGAGTTGTCAAAAGCTGAAAAAACAAAACTGTTTAAAAATATTTGGATCACGGTTCACGGTACAGCTGTATTGATCGCCCAAGGGTTCTTGAAGTTTCATGAAAAAGATGTAATGGATTACATCGAACAAACATTAAAACAACACATGCCTAATTACAAAGCATAA
- a CDS encoding aminopeptidase → MVLPNFEENLQKYAHLLVKSGVNVTKGHTVVLQIDVDQAPLARLITKEAYALGASEVIVKWADDVVNREQFIGTPQERLTNIPQYKIDESLDQLAKGASRISVRSSDPDALSGVDSDKIAAYQSAAGIALSEQRKATQANKVSWTVAAAAGAKWAAKVFPNLETEEEQVDALWDAIFKAVSLYDADPVESWAKKDITLNEKADELNKEQFVALHYTAPGTDLTVGLPEGHRWEGAGSDNVRGERFMANMPTEEVFTAPDANRVDGVVRSTKPLSYAGNTILNMEFTFKDGKVVNVTAEQGEDVLKNLVATDEGSARLGEVALVPDPSPISQSGIVFYNTLFDENASNHLALGSAYAFSLIGGTEMTEEELKAAGLNRSTVHVDFMIGSDKMDVDGIRKDGTKVPVFRNGDWA, encoded by the coding sequence ATGGTATTGCCAAACTTTGAAGAAAATTTACAAAAATACGCTCATTTATTAGTTAAATCGGGTGTAAATGTTACAAAAGGACACACAGTTGTCTTGCAAATCGATGTAGACCAAGCTCCATTGGCTCGTTTGATTACAAAAGAAGCTTACGCATTAGGTGCGTCAGAAGTTATCGTGAAATGGGCAGATGACGTTGTCAATCGTGAACAATTTATTGGAACGCCCCAAGAACGCTTAACTAATATTCCTCAATATAAAATCGATGAATCATTAGATCAACTTGCTAAAGGTGCTAGTCGCATCAGTGTTCGTTCTTCAGATCCAGATGCACTATCTGGTGTGGACAGCGACAAAATTGCTGCTTATCAATCTGCAGCTGGCATTGCTTTAAGCGAACAACGTAAAGCAACTCAAGCAAATAAAGTGAGTTGGACAGTTGCTGCAGCTGCTGGTGCTAAATGGGCTGCAAAAGTATTCCCTAATTTAGAAACTGAAGAAGAACAGGTTGATGCTTTATGGGATGCCATCTTCAAAGCTGTTAGTCTTTATGATGCTGATCCTGTTGAATCATGGGCTAAAAAGGATATCACATTAAATGAAAAAGCTGACGAATTAAACAAAGAACAATTTGTAGCCTTGCACTACACAGCTCCTGGTACTGATTTAACGGTTGGTTTACCTGAAGGTCACCGTTGGGAAGGCGCCGGTAGTGATAACGTTCGTGGCGAACGTTTCATGGCAAATATGCCCACTGAAGAAGTCTTCACGGCCCCTGACGCTAATCGCGTTGACGGTGTGGTTCGCAGTACTAAACCATTAAGCTATGCTGGAAATACGATCTTAAATATGGAATTTACGTTTAAAGACGGAAAAGTTGTCAATGTAACTGCTGAACAAGGCGAAGATGTCTTGAAAAATTTAGTCGCAACAGACGAAGGTTCTGCACGTTTAGGCGAAGTTGCTTTAGTTCCAGATCCTTCTCCTATTTCTCAATCAGGTATCGTATTCTACAATACTTTATTCGACGAAAATGCATCAAATCACTTAGCTTTAGGTTCTGCTTATGCCTTTAGCTTAATTGGCGGAACAGAAATGACTGAAGAAGAATTAAAAGCAGCTGGATTAAATCGTTCAACTGTCCATGTCGACTTCATGATTGGTTCTGACAAAATGGATGTAGATGGAATCCGTAAAGATGGTACTAAAGTTCCTGTTTTCCGTAATGGTGATTGGGCTTAA
- a CDS encoding S1 RNA-binding domain-containing protein, with amino-acid sequence MGIKNLVKKWIGVQVKETTSADVAVLERSETVFLEKDKKLNEQIEYAAIFNMIQQEVALTGIVLSSQYDEELASDVVKVEVSGIPVVITREELGCTPHNLPLMRYVGETIQFQLIEANEANGLVMGSAKKIKEKEFDKLYQELKDGKQFQAKVTKILRYGAYCVIGDISVQMLNKDFAEDHTTIGDVLEIGDTIDVRFKRITENKNLRVEPLVRYKNGVSVSLTELEPNQVVLGTVRSVKKWGIFVRIAPNLDALCSIPSHLAVREGDKVSFRITQVLKEEKRVRGKIVRLIKKD; translated from the coding sequence ATGGGTATAAAGAATCTAGTTAAAAAATGGATTGGGGTCCAAGTCAAGGAAACGACTTCAGCGGATGTAGCAGTTCTGGAAAGAAGTGAAACCGTTTTTTTAGAGAAGGATAAAAAGCTTAATGAGCAAATAGAGTATGCTGCAATCTTTAATATGATCCAACAAGAAGTTGCATTGACTGGTATCGTATTATCTTCCCAATATGATGAAGAATTAGCTAGTGATGTGGTTAAAGTAGAAGTGAGTGGCATTCCGGTTGTCATTACTCGTGAAGAGTTAGGTTGTACGCCACATAATCTCCCTTTGATGCGTTACGTGGGTGAAACGATTCAATTCCAACTAATCGAAGCCAATGAAGCAAACGGTTTGGTGATGGGTTCTGCCAAAAAGATAAAAGAGAAAGAATTCGACAAACTCTATCAAGAGCTTAAAGATGGAAAACAATTTCAAGCGAAAGTGACTAAGATTTTGCGTTATGGCGCGTATTGTGTGATTGGAGATATCTCTGTTCAAATGTTGAATAAAGACTTTGCTGAAGACCACACCACAATCGGAGATGTTTTAGAAATAGGGGATACCATCGATGTGCGATTCAAACGAATTACTGAAAATAAAAATTTAAGAGTCGAACCTCTTGTAAGATACAAAAACGGAGTATCCGTTTCATTAACCGAACTGGAACCAAACCAAGTGGTATTAGGAACGGTTAGAAGTGTAAAAAAATGGGGAATCTTTGTAAGAATTGCACCAAATTTAGATGCGTTGTGTTCAATTCCTTCTCACCTAGCAGTAAGAGAAGGCGATAAAGTTTCTTTTAGAATCACACAAGTGTTAAAAGAAGAAAAACGAGTCCGTGGAAAAATCGTCCGTTTAATAAAGAAAGATTAA
- a CDS encoding TetR/AcrR family transcriptional regulator — translation MSEKEVVDIRIMRSKKAISEAFIELLKENEFKTITITDIVNKAGVNRGTFYKHYAYKEDILKEIQDQFLDYLAVVLQDNYQQIDYSQLQTVPLSDALFAVIYEHRRFFHLAIHSVGFLNFQMHFSALLKDFLINNFLSATPYSPKYQDLLGAYVANGIYGYLVEWDATSYVSALAEMAQQLADIFVLDRNVFKLPVFGRIPKDELVD, via the coding sequence ATGTCAGAAAAAGAAGTAGTCGATATACGCATTATGCGAAGTAAAAAAGCTATATCTGAAGCGTTTATTGAATTGTTAAAAGAAAATGAGTTTAAAACGATCACAATTACAGACATCGTCAATAAAGCTGGAGTTAATAGAGGAACTTTTTATAAACACTATGCCTACAAAGAAGATATTCTAAAAGAAATACAAGACCAGTTCTTAGATTACTTAGCTGTTGTATTACAAGATAACTACCAACAAATCGACTACTCTCAGTTACAAACCGTTCCTTTGTCTGATGCTCTGTTTGCCGTTATTTATGAACATCGCCGGTTTTTCCATTTAGCCATTCATTCAGTTGGCTTCTTAAATTTCCAAATGCATTTCTCTGCACTTTTAAAAGATTTTTTAATTAACAACTTTTTGTCGGCTACACCGTACTCTCCAAAGTATCAAGATCTTCTTGGTGCCTATGTTGCGAATGGGATATATGGTTATCTAGTTGAATGGGATGCAACATCCTATGTTTCAGCACTTGCTGAAATGGCACAACAATTGGCTGATATCTTCGTGTTGGATCGTAATGTTTTTAAATTACCCGTATTTGGCCGTATACCTAAAGATGAACTTGTTGATTAA
- a CDS encoding ABC transporter ATP-binding protein, with translation MIEVRGITKKFGRKKVLKGISFTANKGEITCIIGINGVGKTTILNGIMNLTPMNSGEILIDGEKITKNSYEKMTYIPDTMTMLPGFRIEQAMQFMQDFYQSWNQERADELLSFFKLTKEDKISSLSKGNTAKVNLMLGLALDVDYLLMDEPFSGIDIFSREQIANVFTSHLIEDRGVIITTHEINDIEHLIDKVVLINEGQVLREFNAEQVREEEGKSVVDVMREVFQP, from the coding sequence ATGATTGAAGTAAGAGGGATAACGAAAAAATTTGGCCGAAAAAAAGTGTTAAAAGGAATCTCGTTTACTGCTAATAAAGGGGAAATCACCTGCATTATAGGAATCAATGGTGTTGGGAAAACGACGATCTTGAACGGAATCATGAATCTGACACCGATGAATAGCGGCGAGATTCTGATTGATGGAGAGAAAATCACAAAAAACAGCTATGAAAAAATGACTTATATCCCTGATACAATGACAATGTTGCCAGGTTTCAGAATCGAACAAGCTATGCAATTCATGCAAGATTTTTATCAGTCATGGAACCAAGAACGAGCTGATGAACTATTAAGCTTTTTCAAATTAACCAAAGAAGATAAAATCTCTTCACTATCTAAAGGAAACACAGCTAAAGTTAACTTGATGTTGGGCTTAGCTTTGGATGTTGACTACTTATTAATGGATGAGCCTTTTTCAGGAATTGATATCTTTAGCAGAGAACAAATAGCCAATGTCTTTACAAGTCATCTAATTGAAGACCGCGGAGTAATTATCACGACACATGAAATCAATGATATTGAACATTTGATTGATAAAGTGGTCTTGATCAATGAAGGACAAGTATTGAGAGAATTTAATGCAGAGCAAGTCCGTGAAGAAGAAGGTAAGTCCGTTGTGGATGTAATGAGAGAGGTGTTCCAACCATGA
- a CDS encoding GntR family transcriptional regulator, translating into MKVNFNKRDPLYEQVVRHFKEEIAAGNLIPGQEVPSRRELASQLTINPNTAQRAYKEMEEQKLIYTESNLPSKITEDPCILEKVQNELLEEAVSSFVTAIRPIQLPLDKVIGLLKEKYEDSVLEEKEEKND; encoded by the coding sequence ATGAAGGTAAATTTCAATAAGCGAGACCCACTTTATGAACAAGTTGTGCGTCACTTTAAAGAAGAAATTGCAGCAGGAAATTTAATCCCAGGTCAAGAAGTTCCATCTAGACGAGAACTAGCAAGTCAATTAACTATTAATCCAAATACAGCTCAACGGGCATATAAAGAAATGGAGGAACAAAAGTTGATTTATACAGAAAGCAATTTGCCAAGCAAAATTACAGAAGACCCATGTATATTAGAAAAGGTCCAGAATGAATTATTGGAAGAAGCTGTTTCTTCTTTCGTAACTGCCATTCGTCCAATTCAACTGCCGCTTGATAAAGTTATTGGATTGCTAAAAGAAAAATATGAAGATAGTGTACTTGAAGAAAAGGAGGAGAAAAATGATTGA
- a CDS encoding SRPBCC family protein translates to MLAEIQQLNDETVVEFHRDFSYPVSKVWRILTDNDQLAKWFSELKIQELTEGGKLVFDMGNGTYEEMTITEVKVPTVWEFTWDKSLVRFNLSENPNGTHLVLKEYIKVVTEHTARDVAGWHVCLDVIEKVLKDEPVQNRKEEWDKVYPEYKKKLEA, encoded by the coding sequence ATGTTGGCAGAAATACAGCAATTAAATGATGAAACGGTGGTTGAGTTTCATCGTGACTTTTCCTATCCTGTCTCAAAAGTATGGAGAATATTAACGGATAATGACCAGTTAGCAAAATGGTTCAGTGAACTAAAGATACAAGAGTTAACTGAAGGCGGAAAACTAGTATTTGATATGGGAAATGGGACATACGAAGAGATGACGATTACTGAAGTGAAAGTCCCAACTGTATGGGAATTTACATGGGATAAAAGTTTGGTTCGTTTTAATTTAAGTGAAAATCCAAACGGAACCCATTTAGTTTTAAAAGAATATATTAAAGTTGTGACAGAACATACGGCACGTGACGTTGCTGGCTGGCATGTTTGTTTAGATGTGATAGAAAAGGTATTAAAAGATGAGCCAGTTCAGAACCGAAAAGAAGAGTGGGATAAAGTCTATCCTGAATATAAAAAGAAACTGGAAGCCTAG
- a CDS encoding DEAD/DEAH box helicase, with product MLIENSLPAFKQHWEELAYSEPSAIQEKVYEPLKTGKDVVGISPTGTGKTVAYTLPALEQVEPKAGLQLVILTPSQELSIQVGEVVQEWASQIGLTSQTIIGGANLKRQIDKLKEKPEIIVGTPGRIFEISETKKLKLHAVKTVILDEADQLLQQEQLATVRKLVNKMPGQRQMGFFSATSNELMQELAKWFNVEPLWIDATEEDRSKGEVLHAYIETPTRKRVETLRRLTHMKDFRGLVFVNNVANLTLAFEKLTYEGISVAVLHGEKYKTERRQALQQFRDGKIKLLLTTDVGSRGLDIQDLPYVIQYDVPQTKESYIHRSGRTARMGKTGTVLTLVNERELREFKKLISLLEITLTPVYLYGGDIVKERPLAEESPVKTETEKPTNKPTNKPKKTVKPQTEKLSKVIEEPVKKKKKHRKKVDKNKGARRKTKNKETD from the coding sequence ATGTTAATAGAAAATAGTTTACCCGCATTTAAACAGCATTGGGAAGAATTAGCTTATTCAGAACCTTCTGCTATTCAAGAAAAAGTATATGAACCTTTAAAAACAGGCAAAGATGTGGTGGGTATTTCGCCAACTGGAACTGGTAAAACAGTCGCGTATACTCTTCCAGCACTCGAACAAGTTGAGCCAAAAGCAGGTTTACAACTTGTTATTTTGACACCCTCACAAGAATTATCGATCCAAGTCGGGGAAGTCGTGCAAGAATGGGCAAGCCAAATCGGACTAACTAGTCAAACCATTATTGGTGGAGCAAATTTAAAACGTCAAATCGATAAATTAAAAGAAAAACCTGAGATTATTGTAGGTACTCCAGGTCGGATCTTTGAAATTTCGGAAACCAAAAAGCTAAAATTACATGCTGTAAAAACAGTTATTTTGGATGAAGCGGATCAATTATTGCAACAGGAACAATTAGCAACGGTGAGAAAGTTAGTCAATAAAATGCCTGGCCAACGTCAAATGGGATTCTTTTCAGCAACGAGCAATGAATTGATGCAAGAACTAGCCAAGTGGTTTAATGTAGAACCATTATGGATCGATGCAACAGAGGAAGACCGTTCTAAAGGTGAAGTTCTTCATGCCTACATTGAGACTCCTACACGTAAACGAGTAGAGACACTTAGACGATTGACGCACATGAAAGACTTTAGAGGATTAGTTTTTGTTAACAATGTAGCCAACTTGACATTGGCATTTGAAAAACTGACTTATGAAGGTATCTCAGTAGCTGTATTGCATGGAGAAAAATACAAAACCGAACGTCGACAAGCTTTGCAACAGTTTCGTGATGGAAAAATCAAGTTGTTGTTAACGACCGATGTTGGATCTAGAGGATTAGATATTCAAGATCTACCCTATGTTATTCAATACGATGTTCCGCAAACAAAAGAAAGTTACATTCACCGTTCGGGCCGTACTGCTCGTATGGGGAAAACTGGTACTGTTTTGACTTTAGTAAATGAACGAGAATTGAGAGAGTTTAAAAAATTGATTTCTTTATTAGAAATTACATTGACACCAGTGTATCTGTACGGAGGAGACATTGTTAAAGAACGTCCTTTGGCAGAAGAATCCCCCGTGAAAACTGAAACTGAAAAACCGACTAATAAACCGACTAATAAACCGAAAAAAACAGTTAAACCTCAGACAGAAAAACTAAGTAAAGTAATTGAAGAACCAGTTAAGAAAAAGAAAAAGCACCGCAAAAAAGTGGATAAAAATAAAGGTGCACGAAGAAAAACAAAAAATAAAGAAACAGACTAG
- a CDS encoding Gfo/Idh/MocA family protein — MLNLGIIGTNWITNQFVDAAIATQEYQMVGVYSRSIEKAKAFGEPYHATVFETSLEAFATNTDIDVVYIASPNSMHYEQAVTLMKAGKHVIVEKPIFSNPREWTAAIKVAEENNVFIFEAARHVHEENFKIVKEEVKSIENLQGATFAYMKYSSRYDAVLNGEEPNIFSLNFSGGALADLGIYPLYAAISWFGVPESSHYFCTKIATGVDGKGTIILRYKGFDVTILAGKIVNSYLPAEIYGLNKTLSMDSIESINTIEVIDRKTKLKESIAQSASENPMEDEAKDFADVINFPDDAAKQAEYKEWLTLSQQVNQVMTDLRKDAGIVFAADEK, encoded by the coding sequence GTGTTAAACTTAGGAATAATTGGAACAAATTGGATCACAAACCAATTTGTGGATGCTGCAATAGCTACACAAGAATATCAAATGGTAGGGGTTTATTCTAGATCGATCGAAAAAGCAAAAGCTTTTGGCGAACCGTATCATGCAACTGTTTTTGAAACAAGTCTGGAAGCTTTTGCAACCAACACAGATATTGATGTCGTATATATTGCTTCTCCAAATAGCATGCATTACGAACAAGCGGTGACTTTAATGAAAGCCGGTAAGCATGTTATTGTTGAAAAACCTATTTTCTCTAATCCACGCGAATGGACTGCGGCAATTAAAGTAGCTGAAGAAAATAATGTCTTTATTTTTGAAGCAGCTCGCCATGTTCACGAAGAAAACTTCAAAATTGTAAAAGAAGAAGTTAAATCGATTGAAAACCTACAAGGCGCAACTTTTGCTTATATGAAATATTCGTCTCGTTATGATGCTGTTTTAAATGGCGAAGAACCTAATATTTTCTCACTAAACTTTTCTGGTGGAGCTTTAGCTGATTTAGGGATTTATCCACTATATGCCGCTATCTCATGGTTTGGTGTGCCAGAAAGCAGCCATTATTTCTGTACAAAAATTGCTACAGGAGTAGATGGGAAAGGGACGATCATCTTACGCTATAAAGGGTTTGACGTCACTATTCTTGCTGGGAAAATTGTTAACTCTTATTTACCAGCTGAGATTTATGGATTAAACAAAACGTTGTCGATGGACAGCATTGAATCTATCAATACAATTGAAGTGATTGATCGCAAAACAAAATTGAAAGAAAGTATTGCTCAAAGTGCTTCTGAAAATCCAATGGAGGATGAAGCGAAAGATTTTGCAGATGTTATCAATTTTCCTGATGATGCAGCTAAACAAGCAGAATACAAAGAATGGTTGACGCTAAGCCAACAAGTAAATCAAGTCATGACCGATTTGCGTAAAGATGCCGGTATTGTTTTTGCAGCAGACGAAAAATAA
- a CDS encoding aldo/keto reductase, which yields MVVSLLDRMALNNGYTIPGIGLGTSGMKGQEAEDAVFSAIMKGYRLIDTASMYDNEEDVGRGINRAVSSGVSRDEIFVVTKIWKTDAGFDNAIQSFEASLERLNQPYVDLLLIHWPDKDDAVNLDTWRALEDIYESNRARSIGVSNFSRGDLAELLKEAKVRPAINQFEVYPGNPNQDLNDYCDSENIVTMAYSPLKRGNVSKERHLTTIGEKYGKTPSQVALRWDIQRDVIPIPKSSNKDRIQENAEVFDFVLSDEDMNTINGLDKQNRDRNPNGMVRSGDVKGRTSRENRQGRR from the coding sequence ATGGTAGTAAGCTTATTAGACAGAATGGCATTAAACAACGGATACACGATTCCAGGAATTGGTTTAGGAACAAGTGGAATGAAAGGCCAAGAAGCTGAAGATGCAGTTTTCTCAGCTATTATGAAAGGTTATCGTTTGATTGACACAGCTTCAATGTATGATAATGAAGAAGACGTAGGACGCGGAATTAATCGTGCTGTCAGCTCAGGTGTTTCACGAGATGAAATTTTTGTTGTAACTAAAATCTGGAAAACGGATGCTGGGTTTGATAATGCTATCCAATCTTTTGAAGCAAGTTTAGAACGGTTAAATCAACCTTATGTAGACTTATTGTTGATTCATTGGCCGGATAAAGATGACGCTGTAAACTTAGATACATGGAGAGCTTTAGAAGATATCTATGAATCTAACAGAGCAAGATCAATTGGTGTATCTAACTTTAGCAGAGGCGATTTGGCTGAACTATTAAAAGAAGCAAAAGTACGTCCAGCAATTAACCAGTTTGAAGTTTATCCAGGTAACCCAAATCAAGACTTAAACGACTATTGTGATTCTGAAAATATTGTAACGATGGCATACAGCCCATTGAAAAGAGGAAATGTCAGCAAAGAACGCCATTTAACAACGATTGGCGAAAAGTATGGCAAGACGCCTTCGCAAGTAGCTTTACGCTGGGATATCCAACGAGACGTTATTCCAATTCCAAAATCTAGCAACAAAGATCGGATCCAAGAAAATGCTGAAGTCTTTGACTTTGTATTATCAGATGAAGATATGAATACGATTAATGGTTTAGATAAACAAAATAGAGACCGAAATCCGAATGGAATGGTTCGTTCTGGAGATGTAAAAGGACGGACAAGTCGCGAAAACAGACAAGGACGTCGGTAA